The Acidimicrobiales bacterium genomic interval GCGGATGATGGCCTCGTCTTCGGCGATCACGACGCGGGTCGGCACTCGGGCTCCTTGCGGGGCGGGTCCCTTGAGCCTAGTGGCGCTCGGCGAGGGTGCTCGGCACGGGGCGGCCCTCGGCCGGCCGGCTAGCGGCGCTCGGCCACCAGCCGGTCGAGCAGCTCGTCCTGGGCCGCCTCGAGCTCGGCGATCGTGGCCACGACCTCGGCCCGGCGCCGGCGCATGGCGTCCGCGTGCCGCTCGGCCTCGTGGTGCTCCCGGTCGGCCAGCGGCGTCTCCGACACGAGCGCGCGGAGCCGCATCTCGTCGGCGGCGTCGGCCAGGTGGGCGAGCTGCTCGTCGACCACGACGAGCTCCCCGCGCAGCTGCTTCAGCCGCTCGGCCACACCGGACAGCCGGCGCTCGATCGAGGACCGCGGCACGGCGGCGAGTTTAGGCGCCACTTGCCGGTGGTGGACCGGCAGGCCGTCGCCAGAATGGACGGATGCGGGCACCGTCGGCTCCCCCGCGCCGCGCATGAGGCGGCTGCTCGTCCTCGCCGTCATCTGGGGCTGGTCCTTCCTCTTCATCAAGGTGGCCGTCGGGGGGATGACGCCGGCGACGGTCGCCGGCCTGCGGGTCGCCCTCGGCGCCGGCGTGCTCCTCGTCATCCTGCGCTGGCAGGGCCGCTCCCTCCCCCGCGACCGCCGCCTCTGGGGCCACTTCACGGTGATGGCGGTCACCGGGAGCGTGCTGCCGTTCACGCTCCTCGCCTGGGGCGAGCAGCGCATCACGTCCGCCCTGGCCGCCGTGCTCAACGCCTCGACCCCGCTGTTCACCGCGCTCTGCGTCGCCCTGCTCGTCGGCGAGCGGCTGCGCCGGGCCCCGGCCATCGGCCTCGCCATCGGCTTCGGCGGCGTCGCCGTGGCCGCCGGCGTGGGCGGGTCGGACCTGGCCGACTCGTCGGTCGCCGGCTCGCTCGCCGCCGTGCTCGCCGGCGCCGGGTACGGGCTGGCGTTCGCGTGGACCAAGCGCCACCTCATGGGCGTCGAGCCGACCGTGGCCGCGGCCGGCCAGCTGGTCG includes:
- a CDS encoding DMT family transporter; translated protein: MRRLLVLAVIWGWSFLFIKVAVGGMTPATVAGLRVALGAGVLLVILRWQGRSLPRDRRLWGHFTVMAVTGSVLPFTLLAWGEQRITSALAAVLNASTPLFTALCVALLVGERLRRAPAIGLAIGFGGVAVAAGVGGSDLADSSVAGSLAAVLAGAGYGLAFAWTKRHLMGVEPTVAAAGQLVAATVLLAPVALGTTLVDGIDPAPRRLLSIVLLGAMGTGIAYVMNYRVIHEVGPTKASLVTYLVPVVAVAVGVVALGERFEPRVLAGGALIVLGIAVVHDRVRFWRIPSAAACTLLVVAVAAGALAGCGDDGGGGGACGPIR